The DNA sequence GTTAAGTAGTGTGAAATGcttatgaaaattaaatCACAGATTATAATCATTGCACATATAAAAATCCTCAATTGCTCAAGactttttcttaattttttctaaatttttcttaattttttctaaatttttcttaattttttctaaatttttcttaattttttctaaatttttcttaattttttctaaattttacttaattttttctgaattttacttaattttttctgaattttacttaattttttctaaattttacttaattttttctaaattttacttaattttttctaaattttacttaatttcttttttttttttttgaactttttcgtacattatttttattacattatattttattttatttatatttattttatttatatttattttatttatatttattttatttatacttattttatttatacttattttatttatacttattttatttatacttattttatttatacttattttatttatacttattttatttatacttattttatttatacttattttattttttgcttttttagtGATGGCGCCagttttttcttcattaacTTTTATGTGGAGGCACGTATAAGGGCTTAATACTTTCCTCACtaacaattttataaattgaCAATGATTACAGAACTGCTTGTTCCTTCCTTGtgttttaattatgttaataaatattttaacaaccCACTAATTTTACTTAACATATCAACtgattttttcatgtttatcctcttttttttcgatGTCTTTTTCAAGAACAAATGCAgaattaaatatgaatataatattctctatattttccttttttttttttttttttttttttttgttaaaactTTAAATTTCCcgaattttttaaacttaatttttttttcaaacgtaatttataattacgTCATTAAGGGAATACATATTGAatccttttattttcaattagtttttatatataaatataaattacattatatatgtaacctttttttttttttttttttttttttaataacattttgTCTTAAGTGcatcatttttattgtaGCACCTGGGAAAatgttcacatatatatatttttttttttcattgctTTTTTTGATGTAACATTTGTATATCACTTCTTTACAACTGTCTTattggtatatatatttttttttttaatgtaattatCCATTTACACTTCTTTGAGGAGAAAGCAGCGCAGCTcttttgtataatttatgtgacctacatatatgtacaagtgtgtatatatatgtacaagtgtatatatatgtacaagtgtgtatatatatgtacaagtgtatatatataagtacaagtgtatatatatatataagtacaagtgtatatatactacCTGTTTAATGTCATATTTTATCATGTGCACATTTATGGTTGCGaactttttttatgcacATTCCTGAAGTGACAttttgtgtatgtatatttatcaaTTTCTTTGCCAAcgaatttgttattttattattattttttttttttatattaatattatttttaattatattcatacatTTACATTCGATATTGtgaaaatggaaatattCAATCaaacatttaataatatagtttAGCATTTTAAACTATTTAAAACACACAtcatatatgcaaaaatatatacatttatgtccATTGTATCAGAGCGTAATTAGCAAATAAATAacacaaaattaaaaggtGAGCGCAATTTAAACAGGTGTCGATCAAAGCGTAGTGTGGTTGATGGAAAtgcaaaagtaaaaaaaaaaaaaaaaaaaaaaaaaatatatatatatatatgtatatatatgtatatatgcatatatatgtatatatgtacatatatgtatatatgtgtatatatgtacatatatgtatatatgcgcacacatacatacttacaaAGGGGGTAGAGGAAAATAAAGAGCCTTATTCCAACCAAATGGAGGgagttaatgaaaaaaatcaCATAATAGACAAGAATAAAGTAGAGAGTGCGaacaagtacatatatacaaaattccCGGCTTTTGATAcgcacaaaaaaataaaagattatAACAAAAAGATATCGGAGCTTGTTTTGGAGAATgggaaattaaaaagatatatgaaaaatatagagaagagaataatagaagaaaatgataattttaatacaaaTTTTAGCAATTATGAAATAGCTATATGTAAAGCCCTTCGTCTAGgatattcatgtatatatttatgttgtGCATTAAgtaaagtaataaataaaagtaaaaaatttgtgTTCACAGAATTACTTAGACGAAGGGATAAATTTAAGAACAATTTAATAAGGTCTTATATTCACAAAAACTCTTTTGATaagttatttataaatagtttgttcataaaaatagataatatatatgaaaaaaataaaaatttttttacgtcAACTGTGGTTGCACTGATAAAAAGGAAGatgaaatgtatttttaaaatgtttatgaataaaattttagaattaaCAAATCAGGAGCAAATTTTTcctaataataaattagtaCAATATGTATGTCATATGAACTCTAATCAGTCAAATGTGAGCACAGTTGAAAAGAGGGATCTAACATTAGGTTTAGTAAAATTAATGGATATTTTAAGAATTCACGCATATGCAATTCTTAAATATAGTTTCACAAAGATTCAAAAAAAGGATGCAAACAATTTATTTGCAAAAGGAAGAAGTAGTAAAAGTTTTACATGTACGAGTGAACAGAGTAACAATTTAGTGATACTTGATAGGGACCGAATTAACGAAGAATGGAAAAAGGACAGaatggaaaaggaaaatgcaGTAGAGAAATTTAATGGGGGTAAAGCCAATTACTATAAGGAAAATGATGAATGTGAtgaaaatagtaaatatgCTGAAAAAGGAgtggaagaaaaaaacaaagtagTTAGCCATGTCAGCAGTATCTGTAATAGAGATACAAGAAGAATCTTTCCTAATAACAATAAtcttgaaaaaaaggaaaaagtagAATTTGCACACGGGAaaaatcatttattattGGATAAACAAAATGGGAGATACAACTTGCATGATGCATATTTTAACTTCGAGCAAGACAACCCAAGTGTGCGTAGTCACTTACCTCACCCGAAGGAAGTATacaattatttgtattataaagaattaaaaaaattaaaaaaaagtactcCTGATAATTTCTTGAATAATGATGAAAGTACTGATTTTGAGGACTACTTACAATGTGTAGAAAAAAATGGTGAAGTGTGTTATTTGGACGATTCTTTaatggaaaaatttttttttaagaggCAGTCTACAAGAAACACATCAGATGAAGACACATTAAATGGCAATATTGAAGATAATGGTATCGAAAGTTACaaatacaaagaaaaaaatataaataaaaataatttgatatTTGATTATACAGAGACGAAGGAAAGCAAAAAGAATAATACTGAACTTTTCCTCAATAGAGTGTCATCATTTTCCAACTcgtataaattaaattttatagaCAAAAAGAATTTGCATGAAGATAATTTCATTAATCCTCCTTtgttatatgaaaataaaaaaata is a window from the Plasmodium brasilianum strain Bolivian I chromosome 9, whole genome shotgun sequence genome containing:
- a CDS encoding hypothetical protein (conserved Plasmodium protein), producing MEGVNEKNHIIDKNKVESANKYIYTKFPAFDTHKKIKDYNKKISELVLENGKLKRYMKNIEKRIIEENDNFNTNFSNYEIAICKALRLGYSCIYLCCALSKVINKSKKFVFTELLRRRDKFKNNLIRSYIHKNSFDKLFINSLFIKIDNIYEKNKNFFTSTVVALIKRKMKCIFKMFMNKILELTNQEQIFPNNKLVQYVCHMNSNQSNVSTVEKRDLTLGLVKLMDILRIHAYAILKYSFTKIQKKDANNLFAKGRSSKSFTCTSEQSNNLVILDRDRINEEWKKDRMEKENAVEKFNGGKANYYKENDECDENSKYAEKGVEEKNKVVSHVSSICNRDTRRIFPNNNNLEKKEKVEFAHGKNHLLLDKQNGRYNLHDAYFNFEQDNPSVRSHLPHPKEVYNYLYYKELKKLKKSTPDNFLNNDESTDFEDYLQCVEKNGEVCYLDDSLMEKFFFKRQSTRNTSDEDTLNGNIEDNGIESYKYKEKNINKNNLIFDYTETKESKKNNTELFLNRVSSFSNSYKLNFIDKKNLHEDNFINPPLLYENKKIAQRENQSNEEKLNEGKKKKKKINFYEQIELKSECSENLINILDNSKKEGYQKDENILNSSFKKKNNMKLSDGLMRDNIHLDNIISCKDNYEKRVEQIYGKENMGDDYYNYNCDYEYDVEDYKSDNSIKRKISLHDFEEKFRSMMYQLSTDNEENEDTESKEKENLYIDRIQNMQRGLHKIKEKNFLCLVGEGPPDVLEINSNGKYSFIDVDEKEVKGVDSNGKNNRILCAIRKY